Proteins from a single region of Lactuca sativa cultivar Salinas unplaced genomic scaffold, Lsat_Salinas_v11 Lsat_1_v11_unplaced_36, whole genome shotgun sequence:
- the LOC128125833 gene encoding disease resistance protein RUN1-like isoform X1, with protein sequence MVVLSDLPEGSSSTDDYSSSAHVPTSSTHGHNSSAHNHRYDVFLSFRGVDTRHSFTDHLHKALIYANINTFLDDEEIETGEDLKPELESAIKASRASIIILSKNYASSTWCLDELVLILEQRMTSNHIVIPIFYHVEPTHVRKQQSSFGDAMAKHKKTMEEETNANKRSQWAQKMDQWNKALIEVANLKGKDVNGRLETEFIEEIVKDIHRRLHVPSRSVRQQLIGMDYEIKFITSWLKDGSSHTADILTIYGIGGIGKTTLAKHVYGLYAHKFHKSSCIEDVSRVCDGKFNGLLDLQEKLSSDISKTSSVKVHDASVYTSKIENAVARKRVFLVLDDISTLDQLDTLLGSKGFHPGSKIIITTKERRLIERCALFKTDIKPKHTELLLQGLHETESWKLLCLHAFKCKYPKTGYEGVFYKLVKYCQGHPLALVVLGKSLYDRDVTYWEGCIEGLKKETDSHVNNVLRMSFNSLQSKNDKDLFKYIACFFVGIDRDVAETILHACNINIRSGIPNLLDRFLLSIGWKNELKMHQLVQEMGRFEVRQESLDKPWKRSLLWCHEESFRVLKQKKGKGNLVGLALDMRMLEKEMLGASYKLKTDALSKMDNLMLLQLNYVHMNGSYENFPPELRGLCMHGFHLKSIPSELPMENLVALDMSYSNIESFIGCYSNPQRLEKRKKLDGLCLKNKRLLGSLKVLNLSFCKQLCSLGDFDQFPALERLIVRNCTGLLEVSESIEQCVELALIDLSYCKQLKNLPRIIGMLKKVKTMLLNGCNLGESQTDNTNLNMDSLDMCNANKNISIRTRTSSSAFVGAIPSRLKLFSVSLPRSLVRLSLVNNNLSTESFPMDFSSLSMLKELYLDSNPIHSMPNCVRTLPKLEKLGIRDCNKLKSVEHPPHTLKTMMLYSYPDSLEKVVFDPKMSPLQLFHSLKHYTPGSYEIEGMVKIQPMVGVEEKVLRSLGWINLLHNKRNGGNNPRESRMQMLYEFGIFSTIYETEEMPSWFMHRSPGPSISFTIPSSSPNNLLTGLNFCFLQTRRVLYERPSILLHHFPGSPMITVSNITKNSMWIYEHYRMPFGVGRVCRVVLSHWMFGMNEMEVGDHVTITVTLPYDEHVKECGVSLVYEDDGEKKDEEEDVLGYYKSWNHIIGGDLSPFQTTTGQYILNDRWFFTHAIVLSPYHRKFVPDGPDIQVYNRRSKKPIKLVGIKSSPYHPCLAAVKSFIFLLYVNSILL encoded by the exons ATGGTGGTTCTATCTGATCTTCCAGAAGGTTCTTCATCAACTGATGATTATAGTTCATCAGCCCATGTTCCTACTTCATCAACTCATGGTCATAACTCATCAGCTCATAATCATAGATATGATGTATTTTTAAGTTTTAGAGGTGTTGACACTCGTCATAGTTTCACTGATCACCTTCATAAGGCCCTCATTTATGCCAATATCAATACCTTCTTGGATGATGAAGAGATTGAAACCGGGGAAGATCTGAAACCGGAATTGGAGAGTGCGATTAAGGCATCTCGGGCTTCTATTATCATCCTGTCCAAGAATTATGCTTCTTCAACATGGTGTCTGGATGAATTGGTGTTGATCCTTGAGCAGCGTATGACATCCAACCATATTGTTATCCCCATATTTTATCATGTGGAGCCCACACATGTTAGGAAGCAACAAAGTAGCTTTGGAGATGCAATggctaagcataaaaagacaatGGAGGAAGAGACAAATGCAAATAAAAGAAGTCAATGGGCTCAAAAGATGGACCAATGGAATAAAGCGCTTATTGAAGTTGCTAATTTAAAAGGAAAGGATGTAAATGGAAG GCTAGAGACGGAatttattgaagaaattgtgaagGACATCCACCGTAGGTTACATGTACCCTCAAGGAGTGTTCGACAACAACTTATTGGGATGGACTATGAGATTAAGTTCATAACTTCATGGTTGAAAGATGGATCCTCACATACGGCAGACATACTCACTATTTATGGTATAGGAGGGATTGGGAAGACAACTTTAGCCAAACATGTCTATGGGCTATATGCTCACAAATTCCACAAAAGCAGCTGTATTGAAGATGTTAGTAGGGTATGTGATGGAAAGTTTAATGGGTTGCTTGATTTACAAGAAAAACTAAGCAGTGACATTTCAAAAACAAGTTCCGTTAAAGTTCATGATGCTTCGGTATACACCTCAAAGATAGAGAATGCAGTAGCACGTAAAAGGGTGTTTCTTGTTCTTGATGATATTAGTACGCTTGATCAGTTGGATACGCTACTTGGAAGCAAAGGTTTTCATCCCGGAAGCAAAATAATTATAACCACAAAGGAAAGGCGTTTGATAGAGAGGTGTGCACTATTCAAAACAGACATTAAACCAAAGCATACAGAGCTCTTGCTTCAAGGCTTACATGAGACCGAATCATGGAAACTTTTGTGTCTCCATGCATTCAAATGCAAATATCCCAAGACAGGTTATGAAGGGGTGTTTTATAAGCTTGTGAAGTATTGTCAAGGACATCCATTGGCTCTTGTAGTATTGGGAAAATCTCTATATGATCGAGATGTAACTTATTGGGAAGGCTGCATAGAAGGGCTAAAGAAAGAAACAGATTCTCATGTGAATAATGTCTTGAGAATGAGCTTTAACTCTTTGCAATCCAAAAATGATAAGGACTTGTTTAAGTATATTGCTTGTTTTTTTGTTGGAATAGATAGAGATGTTGCTGAAACAATATTACATGCATGCAATATAAACATAAGATCTGGAATCCCGAATCTCCTCGACCGATTCCTTCTTTCTATTGGATGGAAAAACGAATTGAAGATGCATCAGTTGGTACAAGAGATGGGAAGATTTGAAGTACGTCAGGAATCACTTGACAAGCCATGGAAGCGAAGTCTATTATGGTGTCATGAGGAGTCATTCAgagtattaaaacaaaaaaag GGTAAGGGAAATCTTGTTGGCCTTGCCCTTGACATGCGCATGCTTGAGAAAGAGATGTTGGGTGCATCATATAAGCTAAAAACAGATGCATTAAGTAAGATGGATAATTTGATGCTACTACAACTCAATTATGTTCACATGAATGGGTCTTATGAGAACTTTCCACCGGAACTAAGAGGTTTGTGTATGCATGGATTCCATTTAAAGTCTATACCTTCAGAATTACCTATGGAGAATCTTGTTGCTCTTGACATGTCATATAGCAATATTGAATCATTTATCGGTTGTTATAGTAATCCACAACGACTTGAGAAGAGGAAAAAG TTGGATGGATTATGCTTAAAAAACAAAAGGTTGCTTGGATCATTGAAGGTTCTTAATTTAAGTTTCTGTAAACAACTTTGTagtcttggtgactttgaccAATTCCCAGCTTTGGAGAGGTTAATAGTCAGAAATTGCACTGGTTTGCTTGAGGTTAGTGAATCAATTGAGCAGTGTGTTGAACTTGCCCTCATCGATCTAAGCTACTGCAAGCAGCTTAAAAACCTTCCAAGAATCATAGGCATGCTAAAGAAGGTTAAAACAATGTTGCTAAATGGTTGTAATCTCGGTGAATCTCAAACTGATAATACAAATTTAAATATGGATTCACTGGACATGTGCAATGCTAACAAAAACATTAGCATACGCACAAGAACCTCTTCCTCCGCCTTTGTGGGTGCAATACCAAGCCGTTTGAAGTTGTTTTCAGTTTCTTTACCGAGGTCTTTAGTAAGGTTGTCCCTTGTAAATAATAATTTGTCCACTGAATCCTTTCCTATGGATTTCAGTAGTCTGTCCATGTTAAAGGAATTATATTTAGATAGCAATCCTATCCATTCCATGCCCAATTGTGTGAGAACCCTTCCTAAGCTTGAAAAACTTGGTATACGAGACTGTAATAAATTGAAGTCAGTCGAACATCCTCCACACACACTAAAAACAATGATGCTCTATTCTTATCCCGATTCTTTAGAAAAAGTTGTATTTGATCCCAAAATGTCTCCCCTCCAGTTATttcatagtttaaaacattacacACCTGGGTCGTATGAAATTGAAGGCATGGTGAAAATCCAACCAATGGTGGGTGTTGAGGAAAAGGTATTACGTAGCTTGGGCTGGATTAATTTACTCCATAACAAAAGGAATGGGGGAAATAATCCTAGGGAATCTCGAATGCAG ATGTTATATGAATTTGGAATATTCAGCACAatatatgagacagaggagatgccGAGTTGGTTTATGCATAGAAGCCCAGGGCCATCGATATCATTTACGATCCCATCATCATCTCCAAACAACCTCCTTACAGGACTCAACTTCTGCTTTCTGCAGACAAGGAGAGTTTTGTATGAGAGGCCTTCAATTCTACTTCATCATTTCCCTGGTTCACCGATGATCACAGTTAGTAATATAACAAAGAACAGTATGTGGATATACGAACATTACAGGATGCCATTTGGTGTAGGGCGAGTGTGTAGGGTGGTGTTAAGTCATTGGATGTTTGGGATGAATGAGATGGAGGTTGGTGACCATGTTACTATTACTGTTACGCTGCCATATGATGAACATGTAAAGGAGTGTGGGGTGAGTcttgtgtatgaggatgatggagagaagaaggatgaagaagaagatgtgtTGGGTTATTACAAGTCATGGAATCATATAATTGGTGGAGATCTCTCTCCTTTTCAAACAACAACAGGACAATACATCCTAAACGACAGGTGGTTTTTTACACATGCCATTGTATTGTCTCCCTATCATCGTAAATTCGTTCCAGACGGCCCCGACATTCAAG TCTACAACAGGAGGTCCAAGAAGCCCATCAAATTAGTTGGGATCAAGTCCAGTCCTTATCACCCTTGTTTAGCTGCAGTTaagagttttatttttcttttgtatGTTAATAGCATTCTGTTATGA
- the LOC128125833 gene encoding disease resistance protein RUN1-like isoform X2, with translation MVVLSDLPEGSSSTDDYSSSAHVPTSSTHGHNSSAHNHRYDVFLSFRGVDTRHSFTDHLHKALIYANINTFLDDEEIETGEDLKPELESAIKASRASIIILSKNYASSTWCLDELVLILEQRMTSNHIVIPIFYHVEPTHVRKQQSSFGDAMAKHKKTMEEETNANKRSQWAQKMDQWNKALIEVANLKGKDVNGRLETEFIEEIVKDIHRRLHVPSRSVRQQLIGMDYEIKFITSWLKDGSSHTADILTIYGIGGIGKTTLAKHVYGLYAHKFHKSSCIEDVSRVCDGKFNGLLDLQEKLSSDISKTSSVKVHDASVYTSKIENAVARKRVFLVLDDISTLDQLDTLLGSKGFHPGSKIIITTKERRLIERCALFKTDIKPKHTELLLQGLHETESWKLLCLHAFKCKYPKTGYEGVFYKLVKYCQGHPLALVVLGKSLYDRDVTYWEGCIEGLKKETDSHVNNVLRMSFNSLQSKNDKDLFKYIACFFVGIDRDVAETILHACNINIRSGIPNLLDRFLLSIGWKNELKMHQLVQEMGRFEVRQESLDKPWKRSLLWCHEESFRVLKQKKGKGNLVGLALDMRMLEKEMLGASYKLKTDALSKMDNLMLLQLNYVHMNGSYENFPPELRGLCMHGFHLKSIPSELPMENLVALDMSYSNIESFIGCYSNPQRLEKRKKLDGLCLKNKRLLGSLKVLNLSFCKQLCSLGDFDQFPALERLIVRNCTGLLEVSESIEQCVELALIDLSYCKQLKNLPRIIGMLKKVKTMLLNGCNLGESQTDNTNLNMDSLDMCNANKNISIRTRTSSSAFVGAIPSRLKLFSVSLPRSLVRLSLVNNNLSTESFPMDFSSLSMLKELYLDSNPIHSMPNCVRTLPKLEKLGIRDCNKLKSVEHPPHTLKTMMLYSYPDSLEKVVFDPKMSPLQLFHSLKHYTPGSYEIEGMVKIQPMVGVEEKVLRSLGWINLLHNKRNGGNNPRESRMQMLYEFGIFSTIYETEEMPSWFMHRSPGPSISFTIPSSSPNNLLTGLNFCFLQTRRVLYERPSILLHHFPGSPMITVSNITKNSMWIYEHYRMPFGVGRVCRVVLSHWMFGMNEMEVGDHVTITVTLPYDEHVKECGVSLVYEDDGEKKDEEEDVLGYYKSWNHIIGGDLSPFQTTTGQYILNDRWFFTHAIVLSPYHRKFVPDGPDIQVEKERFWFRALSLRKPDISGRAHKGEGESSRSHPSDEKD, from the exons ATGGTGGTTCTATCTGATCTTCCAGAAGGTTCTTCATCAACTGATGATTATAGTTCATCAGCCCATGTTCCTACTTCATCAACTCATGGTCATAACTCATCAGCTCATAATCATAGATATGATGTATTTTTAAGTTTTAGAGGTGTTGACACTCGTCATAGTTTCACTGATCACCTTCATAAGGCCCTCATTTATGCCAATATCAATACCTTCTTGGATGATGAAGAGATTGAAACCGGGGAAGATCTGAAACCGGAATTGGAGAGTGCGATTAAGGCATCTCGGGCTTCTATTATCATCCTGTCCAAGAATTATGCTTCTTCAACATGGTGTCTGGATGAATTGGTGTTGATCCTTGAGCAGCGTATGACATCCAACCATATTGTTATCCCCATATTTTATCATGTGGAGCCCACACATGTTAGGAAGCAACAAAGTAGCTTTGGAGATGCAATggctaagcataaaaagacaatGGAGGAAGAGACAAATGCAAATAAAAGAAGTCAATGGGCTCAAAAGATGGACCAATGGAATAAAGCGCTTATTGAAGTTGCTAATTTAAAAGGAAAGGATGTAAATGGAAG GCTAGAGACGGAatttattgaagaaattgtgaagGACATCCACCGTAGGTTACATGTACCCTCAAGGAGTGTTCGACAACAACTTATTGGGATGGACTATGAGATTAAGTTCATAACTTCATGGTTGAAAGATGGATCCTCACATACGGCAGACATACTCACTATTTATGGTATAGGAGGGATTGGGAAGACAACTTTAGCCAAACATGTCTATGGGCTATATGCTCACAAATTCCACAAAAGCAGCTGTATTGAAGATGTTAGTAGGGTATGTGATGGAAAGTTTAATGGGTTGCTTGATTTACAAGAAAAACTAAGCAGTGACATTTCAAAAACAAGTTCCGTTAAAGTTCATGATGCTTCGGTATACACCTCAAAGATAGAGAATGCAGTAGCACGTAAAAGGGTGTTTCTTGTTCTTGATGATATTAGTACGCTTGATCAGTTGGATACGCTACTTGGAAGCAAAGGTTTTCATCCCGGAAGCAAAATAATTATAACCACAAAGGAAAGGCGTTTGATAGAGAGGTGTGCACTATTCAAAACAGACATTAAACCAAAGCATACAGAGCTCTTGCTTCAAGGCTTACATGAGACCGAATCATGGAAACTTTTGTGTCTCCATGCATTCAAATGCAAATATCCCAAGACAGGTTATGAAGGGGTGTTTTATAAGCTTGTGAAGTATTGTCAAGGACATCCATTGGCTCTTGTAGTATTGGGAAAATCTCTATATGATCGAGATGTAACTTATTGGGAAGGCTGCATAGAAGGGCTAAAGAAAGAAACAGATTCTCATGTGAATAATGTCTTGAGAATGAGCTTTAACTCTTTGCAATCCAAAAATGATAAGGACTTGTTTAAGTATATTGCTTGTTTTTTTGTTGGAATAGATAGAGATGTTGCTGAAACAATATTACATGCATGCAATATAAACATAAGATCTGGAATCCCGAATCTCCTCGACCGATTCCTTCTTTCTATTGGATGGAAAAACGAATTGAAGATGCATCAGTTGGTACAAGAGATGGGAAGATTTGAAGTACGTCAGGAATCACTTGACAAGCCATGGAAGCGAAGTCTATTATGGTGTCATGAGGAGTCATTCAgagtattaaaacaaaaaaag GGTAAGGGAAATCTTGTTGGCCTTGCCCTTGACATGCGCATGCTTGAGAAAGAGATGTTGGGTGCATCATATAAGCTAAAAACAGATGCATTAAGTAAGATGGATAATTTGATGCTACTACAACTCAATTATGTTCACATGAATGGGTCTTATGAGAACTTTCCACCGGAACTAAGAGGTTTGTGTATGCATGGATTCCATTTAAAGTCTATACCTTCAGAATTACCTATGGAGAATCTTGTTGCTCTTGACATGTCATATAGCAATATTGAATCATTTATCGGTTGTTATAGTAATCCACAACGACTTGAGAAGAGGAAAAAG TTGGATGGATTATGCTTAAAAAACAAAAGGTTGCTTGGATCATTGAAGGTTCTTAATTTAAGTTTCTGTAAACAACTTTGTagtcttggtgactttgaccAATTCCCAGCTTTGGAGAGGTTAATAGTCAGAAATTGCACTGGTTTGCTTGAGGTTAGTGAATCAATTGAGCAGTGTGTTGAACTTGCCCTCATCGATCTAAGCTACTGCAAGCAGCTTAAAAACCTTCCAAGAATCATAGGCATGCTAAAGAAGGTTAAAACAATGTTGCTAAATGGTTGTAATCTCGGTGAATCTCAAACTGATAATACAAATTTAAATATGGATTCACTGGACATGTGCAATGCTAACAAAAACATTAGCATACGCACAAGAACCTCTTCCTCCGCCTTTGTGGGTGCAATACCAAGCCGTTTGAAGTTGTTTTCAGTTTCTTTACCGAGGTCTTTAGTAAGGTTGTCCCTTGTAAATAATAATTTGTCCACTGAATCCTTTCCTATGGATTTCAGTAGTCTGTCCATGTTAAAGGAATTATATTTAGATAGCAATCCTATCCATTCCATGCCCAATTGTGTGAGAACCCTTCCTAAGCTTGAAAAACTTGGTATACGAGACTGTAATAAATTGAAGTCAGTCGAACATCCTCCACACACACTAAAAACAATGATGCTCTATTCTTATCCCGATTCTTTAGAAAAAGTTGTATTTGATCCCAAAATGTCTCCCCTCCAGTTATttcatagtttaaaacattacacACCTGGGTCGTATGAAATTGAAGGCATGGTGAAAATCCAACCAATGGTGGGTGTTGAGGAAAAGGTATTACGTAGCTTGGGCTGGATTAATTTACTCCATAACAAAAGGAATGGGGGAAATAATCCTAGGGAATCTCGAATGCAG ATGTTATATGAATTTGGAATATTCAGCACAatatatgagacagaggagatgccGAGTTGGTTTATGCATAGAAGCCCAGGGCCATCGATATCATTTACGATCCCATCATCATCTCCAAACAACCTCCTTACAGGACTCAACTTCTGCTTTCTGCAGACAAGGAGAGTTTTGTATGAGAGGCCTTCAATTCTACTTCATCATTTCCCTGGTTCACCGATGATCACAGTTAGTAATATAACAAAGAACAGTATGTGGATATACGAACATTACAGGATGCCATTTGGTGTAGGGCGAGTGTGTAGGGTGGTGTTAAGTCATTGGATGTTTGGGATGAATGAGATGGAGGTTGGTGACCATGTTACTATTACTGTTACGCTGCCATATGATGAACATGTAAAGGAGTGTGGGGTGAGTcttgtgtatgaggatgatggagagaagaaggatgaagaagaagatgtgtTGGGTTATTACAAGTCATGGAATCATATAATTGGTGGAGATCTCTCTCCTTTTCAAACAACAACAGGACAATACATCCTAAACGACAGGTGGTTTTTTACACATGCCATTGTATTGTCTCCCTATCATCGTAAATTCGTTCCAGACGGCCCCGACATTCAAG TAGAAAAGGAAAGGTTTTGGTTCAGAGCTTTATCCCTAAGGAAGCCTGACATAAGTGGTCGTGCACATAAG GGTGAGGGGGAATCTTCAAGGTCTCATCCTTCAGATGAAAAGGATTGA
- the LOC128125833 gene encoding disease resistance protein RUN1-like isoform X3 → MVVLSDLPEGSSSTDDYSSSAHVPTSSTHGHNSSAHNHRYDVFLSFRGVDTRHSFTDHLHKALIYANINTFLDDEEIETGEDLKPELESAIKASRASIIILSKNYASSTWCLDELVLILEQRMTSNHIVIPIFYHVEPTHVRKQQSSFGDAMAKHKKTMEEETNANKRSQWAQKMDQWNKALIEVANLKGKDVNGRLETEFIEEIVKDIHRRLHVPSRSVRQQLIGMDYEIKFITSWLKDGSSHTADILTIYGIGGIGKTTLAKHVYGLYAHKFHKSSCIEDVSRVCDGKFNGLLDLQEKLSSDISKTSSVKVHDASVYTSKIENAVARKRVFLVLDDISTLDQLDTLLGSKGFHPGSKIIITTKERRLIERCALFKTDIKPKHTELLLQGLHETESWKLLCLHAFKCKYPKTGYEGVFYKLVKYCQGHPLALVVLGKSLYDRDVTYWEGCIEGLKKETDSHVNNVLRMSFNSLQSKNDKDLFKYIACFFVGIDRDVAETILHACNINIRSGIPNLLDRFLLSIGWKNELKMHQLVQEMGRFEVRQESLDKPWKRSLLWCHEESFRVLKQKKGKGNLVGLALDMRMLEKEMLGASYKLKTDALSKMDNLMLLQLNYVHMNGSYENFPPELRGLCMHGFHLKSIPSELPMENLVALDMSYSNIESFIGCYSNPQRLEKRKKLDGLCLKNKRLLGSLKVLNLSFCKQLCSLGDFDQFPALERLIVRNCTGLLEVSESIEQCVELALIDLSYCKQLKNLPRIIGMLKKVKTMLLNGCNLGESQTDNTNLNMDSLDMCNANKNISIRTRTSSSAFVGAIPSRLKLFSVSLPRSLVRLSLVNNNLSTESFPMDFSSLSMLKELYLDSNPIHSMPNCVRTLPKLEKLGIRDCNKLKSVEHPPHTLKTMMLYSYPDSLEKVVFDPKMSPLQLFHSLKHYTPGSYEIEGMVKIQPMVGVEEKVLRSLGWINLLHNKRNGGNNPRESRMQMLYEFGIFSTIYETEEMPSWFMHRSPGPSISFTIPSSSPNNLLTGLNFCFLQTRRVLYERPSILLHHFPGSPMITVSNITKNSMWIYEHYRMPFGVGRVCRVVLSHWMFGMNEMEVGDHVTITVTLPYDEHVKECGVSLVYEDDGEKKDEEEDVLGYYKSWNHIIGGDLSPFQTTTGQYILNDRWFFTHAIVLSPYHRKFVPDGPDIQEYKEDYWFRALS, encoded by the exons ATGGTGGTTCTATCTGATCTTCCAGAAGGTTCTTCATCAACTGATGATTATAGTTCATCAGCCCATGTTCCTACTTCATCAACTCATGGTCATAACTCATCAGCTCATAATCATAGATATGATGTATTTTTAAGTTTTAGAGGTGTTGACACTCGTCATAGTTTCACTGATCACCTTCATAAGGCCCTCATTTATGCCAATATCAATACCTTCTTGGATGATGAAGAGATTGAAACCGGGGAAGATCTGAAACCGGAATTGGAGAGTGCGATTAAGGCATCTCGGGCTTCTATTATCATCCTGTCCAAGAATTATGCTTCTTCAACATGGTGTCTGGATGAATTGGTGTTGATCCTTGAGCAGCGTATGACATCCAACCATATTGTTATCCCCATATTTTATCATGTGGAGCCCACACATGTTAGGAAGCAACAAAGTAGCTTTGGAGATGCAATggctaagcataaaaagacaatGGAGGAAGAGACAAATGCAAATAAAAGAAGTCAATGGGCTCAAAAGATGGACCAATGGAATAAAGCGCTTATTGAAGTTGCTAATTTAAAAGGAAAGGATGTAAATGGAAG GCTAGAGACGGAatttattgaagaaattgtgaagGACATCCACCGTAGGTTACATGTACCCTCAAGGAGTGTTCGACAACAACTTATTGGGATGGACTATGAGATTAAGTTCATAACTTCATGGTTGAAAGATGGATCCTCACATACGGCAGACATACTCACTATTTATGGTATAGGAGGGATTGGGAAGACAACTTTAGCCAAACATGTCTATGGGCTATATGCTCACAAATTCCACAAAAGCAGCTGTATTGAAGATGTTAGTAGGGTATGTGATGGAAAGTTTAATGGGTTGCTTGATTTACAAGAAAAACTAAGCAGTGACATTTCAAAAACAAGTTCCGTTAAAGTTCATGATGCTTCGGTATACACCTCAAAGATAGAGAATGCAGTAGCACGTAAAAGGGTGTTTCTTGTTCTTGATGATATTAGTACGCTTGATCAGTTGGATACGCTACTTGGAAGCAAAGGTTTTCATCCCGGAAGCAAAATAATTATAACCACAAAGGAAAGGCGTTTGATAGAGAGGTGTGCACTATTCAAAACAGACATTAAACCAAAGCATACAGAGCTCTTGCTTCAAGGCTTACATGAGACCGAATCATGGAAACTTTTGTGTCTCCATGCATTCAAATGCAAATATCCCAAGACAGGTTATGAAGGGGTGTTTTATAAGCTTGTGAAGTATTGTCAAGGACATCCATTGGCTCTTGTAGTATTGGGAAAATCTCTATATGATCGAGATGTAACTTATTGGGAAGGCTGCATAGAAGGGCTAAAGAAAGAAACAGATTCTCATGTGAATAATGTCTTGAGAATGAGCTTTAACTCTTTGCAATCCAAAAATGATAAGGACTTGTTTAAGTATATTGCTTGTTTTTTTGTTGGAATAGATAGAGATGTTGCTGAAACAATATTACATGCATGCAATATAAACATAAGATCTGGAATCCCGAATCTCCTCGACCGATTCCTTCTTTCTATTGGATGGAAAAACGAATTGAAGATGCATCAGTTGGTACAAGAGATGGGAAGATTTGAAGTACGTCAGGAATCACTTGACAAGCCATGGAAGCGAAGTCTATTATGGTGTCATGAGGAGTCATTCAgagtattaaaacaaaaaaag GGTAAGGGAAATCTTGTTGGCCTTGCCCTTGACATGCGCATGCTTGAGAAAGAGATGTTGGGTGCATCATATAAGCTAAAAACAGATGCATTAAGTAAGATGGATAATTTGATGCTACTACAACTCAATTATGTTCACATGAATGGGTCTTATGAGAACTTTCCACCGGAACTAAGAGGTTTGTGTATGCATGGATTCCATTTAAAGTCTATACCTTCAGAATTACCTATGGAGAATCTTGTTGCTCTTGACATGTCATATAGCAATATTGAATCATTTATCGGTTGTTATAGTAATCCACAACGACTTGAGAAGAGGAAAAAG TTGGATGGATTATGCTTAAAAAACAAAAGGTTGCTTGGATCATTGAAGGTTCTTAATTTAAGTTTCTGTAAACAACTTTGTagtcttggtgactttgaccAATTCCCAGCTTTGGAGAGGTTAATAGTCAGAAATTGCACTGGTTTGCTTGAGGTTAGTGAATCAATTGAGCAGTGTGTTGAACTTGCCCTCATCGATCTAAGCTACTGCAAGCAGCTTAAAAACCTTCCAAGAATCATAGGCATGCTAAAGAAGGTTAAAACAATGTTGCTAAATGGTTGTAATCTCGGTGAATCTCAAACTGATAATACAAATTTAAATATGGATTCACTGGACATGTGCAATGCTAACAAAAACATTAGCATACGCACAAGAACCTCTTCCTCCGCCTTTGTGGGTGCAATACCAAGCCGTTTGAAGTTGTTTTCAGTTTCTTTACCGAGGTCTTTAGTAAGGTTGTCCCTTGTAAATAATAATTTGTCCACTGAATCCTTTCCTATGGATTTCAGTAGTCTGTCCATGTTAAAGGAATTATATTTAGATAGCAATCCTATCCATTCCATGCCCAATTGTGTGAGAACCCTTCCTAAGCTTGAAAAACTTGGTATACGAGACTGTAATAAATTGAAGTCAGTCGAACATCCTCCACACACACTAAAAACAATGATGCTCTATTCTTATCCCGATTCTTTAGAAAAAGTTGTATTTGATCCCAAAATGTCTCCCCTCCAGTTATttcatagtttaaaacattacacACCTGGGTCGTATGAAATTGAAGGCATGGTGAAAATCCAACCAATGGTGGGTGTTGAGGAAAAGGTATTACGTAGCTTGGGCTGGATTAATTTACTCCATAACAAAAGGAATGGGGGAAATAATCCTAGGGAATCTCGAATGCAG ATGTTATATGAATTTGGAATATTCAGCACAatatatgagacagaggagatgccGAGTTGGTTTATGCATAGAAGCCCAGGGCCATCGATATCATTTACGATCCCATCATCATCTCCAAACAACCTCCTTACAGGACTCAACTTCTGCTTTCTGCAGACAAGGAGAGTTTTGTATGAGAGGCCTTCAATTCTACTTCATCATTTCCCTGGTTCACCGATGATCACAGTTAGTAATATAACAAAGAACAGTATGTGGATATACGAACATTACAGGATGCCATTTGGTGTAGGGCGAGTGTGTAGGGTGGTGTTAAGTCATTGGATGTTTGGGATGAATGAGATGGAGGTTGGTGACCATGTTACTATTACTGTTACGCTGCCATATGATGAACATGTAAAGGAGTGTGGGGTGAGTcttgtgtatgaggatgatggagagaagaaggatgaagaagaagatgtgtTGGGTTATTACAAGTCATGGAATCATATAATTGGTGGAGATCTCTCTCCTTTTCAAACAACAACAGGACAATACATCCTAAACGACAGGTGGTTTTTTACACATGCCATTGTATTGTCTCCCTATCATCGTAAATTCGTTCCAGACGGCCCCGACATTCAAG AATACAAGGAAGATTATTGGTTCAGAGCTTTATCCTGA